A genomic region of Oryza glaberrima chromosome 1, OglaRS2, whole genome shotgun sequence contains the following coding sequences:
- the LOC127780467 gene encoding glucose-1-phosphate adenylyltransferase large subunit 2, cytosolic, producing MQFMMPLDTNACAQPMRRAGEGAGTERLMERLNIGGMTQEKALRKRCFGDGVTGTARCVFTSDADRDTPHLRTQSSRKNYADASHVSAVILGGGTGVQLFPLTSTRATPAVPVGGCYRLIDIPMSNCFNSGINKIFVMTQFNSASLNRHIHHTYLGGGINFTDGSVQVLAATQMPDEPAGWFQGTADAIRKFMWILEDHYNQNNIEHVVILCGDQLYRMNYMELVQKHVDDNADITISCAPIDGSRASDYGLVKFDDSGRVIQFLEKPEGADLESMKVDTSFLSYAIDDKQKYPYIASMGIYVLKKDVLLDILKSKYAHLQDFGSEILPRAVLEHNVKACVFTEYWEDIGTIKSFFDANLALTEQPPKFEFYDPKTPFFTSPRYLPPARLEKCKIKDAIISDGCSFSECTIEHSVIGISSRVSIGCELKDTMMMGADQYETEEETSKLLFEGKVPIGIGENTKIRNCIIDMNARIGRNVIIANTQGVQESDHPEEGYYIRSGIVVILKNATIKDGTVI from the exons ATGCAATTCATGATGCCATTGGATACGAATGCTTGTGCACAACCAATGAGAAGGGCTGGTGAGGGTGCTGGGACTGAGAGGTTGATGGAAAGATTGAATATTGGGGGCATGACTCAGGAGAAAGCACTGAGGAAGAGGTGCTTTGGTGATGGAGTTACTGGAACTGCACGATGTGTGTTCACATCAGATGCTGATAGAGACACTCCC CATCTTCGGACACAATCCTCCCGAAAGAATTATGCTGATGCAAGCCACGTTTCTGCTGTCATTTTGGGTGGAGGCACTGGAGTTCAACTCTTTCCTCTGACAAGCACAAGGGCTACCCCCGCT GTTCCTGTTGGAGGATGTTACAGGCTTATTGACATCCCTATGAGCAATTGCTTCAATAgcggaataaataaaatatttgtgatGACTCAGTTCAATTCTGCTTCTCTTAATCGCCATATCCATCATACATACCTTGGTGGGGGGATCAACTTTACTGATGGGTCTGTGCAG GTATTGGCTGCTACACAAATGCCTGACGAACCGGCTGGATGGTTCCAGGGTACAGCAGATGCTATCAGAAAATTTATGTGGATACTTGAG GATCATTACAATCAAAACAACATTGAGCACGTTGTAATCTTGTGTGGAGATCAGCTTTACAGGATGAATTACATGGAGCTTGTGCAG AAACATGTCGATGACAATGCTGACATTACCATATCATGTGCTCCCATCGACGGGAG CCGAGCTTCTGACTATGGACTGGTGAAGTTTGATGATTCAGGCCGTGTGATCCAATTTCTTGAGAAACCAGAGGGTGCTGATTTGGAATCGATG AAAGTTGATACCAGCTTCCTCAGCTATGCAATAGATGACAAACAAAAGTATCCCTACATTGCATCAATGGGAATTTATGTCTTGAAAAAGGATGTTCTTTTAGACATTCTGAA GTCAAAATATGCACACCTGCAAGACTTTGGATCAGAAATTCTCCCGAGAGCTGTTTTAGAGCATAATGTGAAG GCATGTGTCTTCACAGAATATTGGGAGGATATTGGAACAATTAAATCATTTTTTGACGCAAACTTGGCCCTCACCGAGCAG CCTCCAAAGTTCGAATTTTATGATCCAAAAACTCCTTTCTTCACCTCACCTCGATACTTACCTCCAGCAAGATTGGAGAAGTGCAAG ATCAAAGATGCAATAATCTCCGATGGCTGTTCCTTTAGTGAATGCACCATTGAGCATTCTGTCATTGGAATCTCTTCACGCGTTAGCATCGGGTGTGAACTCAAG GATACCATGATGATGGGTGCAGATCAATATGAAACTGAAGAAGAAACTTCAAAGCTATTGTTTGAAGGCAAGGTCCCAATTGGTATAGGCGAGAACACAAAGATAAG GAACTGTATCATCGACATGAATGCTAGAATTGGCAGGAACGTGATCATTGCAAACACTCAG GGGGTCCAAGAGTCTGATCACCCTGAAGAGGGATACTACATAAGGTCTGGAATTGTGGTGATCCTGAAGAATGCAACCATCAAGGACGGGACCGTCATATAA